One Diospyros lotus cultivar Yz01 chromosome 1, ASM1463336v1, whole genome shotgun sequence genomic window carries:
- the LOC127808184 gene encoding uncharacterized protein LOC127808184 has protein sequence MCPVVFEALKEYWNTPEFKSKSEKAKKNRSSDIGGSKHTCGSIPMSEHKKRLSKLLGRPPTQAELFIATHQRKDNSGFVDSRSEETYADFQMRQASSQSSAVSPTEDSDAAGQPLQVALDETSLWLEVVGGKKKGRVYGMGSEAHVIPGSYHVLSPPPPPPQSSISLADQIQQAVSCAINTAIEPFNHRLSAIEERFHNPSSSSPPSDH, from the exons ATGTGTCCTGTTGTATTTGAAGCACTCAAGGAGTATTGGAATACTCCAGAATTTAAGAGCAAATcagaaaaggcaaagaaaaatcGGTCCTCAGATATTGGTGGTAGTAAGCACACTTGTGGTTCCATCCCTATGTCTGAACATAAGAAGCGACTg TCTAAGCTATTAGGTCGTCCACCTACGCAGGCCGAGTTATTCATTGCAACAcatcaaagaaaagataattCAGGATTTGTTGACAGCAGGTCCGAGGAAACTTAT GCTGACTTTCAGATGCGACAAGCATCATCACAATCATCAGCAGTTAGCCCGACAGAAGATAGTGACGCTGCTGGACAGCCCTTGCAGGTAGCCTTAGATGAGACATCATTATGGTTGGAGGTTGTAGGCGGGAAAAAGAAGGGTCGTGTGTATGGCATGGGATCTGAAGCACATGTCATCCCTGGTTCTTATCATGTGTTgtcgccaccgccaccgcctccACAATCATCAATTTCACTCGCTGACCAAATTCAACAAGCTGTTAGCTGCGCTATTAACACAGCTATAGAACCATTTAATCATCGTTTGTCAGCTATAGAAGAAAGGTTTCATAACCCTTCTTCATCGTCGCCGCCCTCGGATCATTAG